The genomic stretch CTTGTTTTATTTCAGAACTTCTCTTTCTTGAATTCAGAGCAAGCACTGTGTctgaagtaaacaaacaaaatgggtatgtgcatttcttttcaggaAACGAATAGGATTTCGGGTGAGTTATCACCAGACCTTGCCAGTTTGTACTAATGTGTTAACATGTACACAAAGAGTAAGCTCCAGGTGATAGAaggagctttagcctcattctcaCCACAGCCTAGACTCTACTTTTAGGCTTCTAATTTTAGCTGGGGAAAATCCAACCAGTACTCGGAGTGTGCAAGGCTGTGGAGAGTCACAGTCAAGCTCCGTGTGAATCAGTCTGCGTGGCTGTGATGGAATTGCGGACTGAATTGAATTTTtcaactaaatattttctttgcaatttctcCATTGAACTTATCAtaagaataaaacatatttttctgatCTACATAAGGATTTTCTTCGAAATATCCAAGGGAGCATCTTTTCAGCCCGTCTCTACGATAAATGGCTTGATGTTATTGATCAAGGGaatgaggaggagaaaataaCTGCGACCCAGAGGTAATGATGCAATAATTACTCAACTCTGAGAAAATGCAACCAACATACTCTTAGGAAAATATTAGCTTATAGTTTACAGCTGTGTCCTCTGAAATAATGAGCAGTATCAAGTGCTTTCACTTGATACCCCTGGAAGCCAGTTTGAAGAGAGATGCAGGCCTTATTGGCGACACTGTGTTTTTCTCCTAATCTTATTAACATGGAATGCTTGACCATTTTACACCTTCTGAATACATGAAACTGTTGGAGATGAAATCCACTGGCGTAGAAAGTGATGATAAAGAACCAATCCGCCAAGGGTATGATCTTAAATACAAACACATAACTAACCAGAGTAGGGCTTATCTGGTTCAGGAATTAAAATCAGTGAAACATTCTTGTATGCATTCATGCCTGGCACTGTGAGAATGGACTGTGTACCTGGTAGGAAAAGAAGTACTGTGTTCTCTGTATTTCCACTTACTAAGCAAAATGACTCGCTTTATTCATAAGTGCTTTTTCTGTCATTAGGCTTGTAGACCAGCTACCGAAAGCCAATGTAGTTTTTTTGCGACACCTTTTTGGAGTGTTACACAACATTGAGCAACATTCCTCATCCAGTCAGATGACAGCTCATGATTTATCCTTGTATCTCACCCCAAGCATCCTTTGTCTGCTTAATTCTGGCAGCTCAGCATTTGAAAACGTCAGCAAAAAGGTAACAAGATCTCTCATTTTATGCCTTGTGGGGCAGAGTCCCCATTTTGAACCTGAAGTCTATGGTATTAACGCTGGTGAATCCGTGTTTTAAAGTGCACATTTTAATTACACCGCCTTGGAGTGGCAGAGTCCTACTCTGGCTGGGCATGGGAAGGTGTATTTTAACTGAGAACAGCTGAGTCACTTctcccttgccatccaagggattaAACAACAGAGAGGTTAGAGTAGGACGATATGATAGAAAAGAACCTGGCTTTGGAACCGGAGAGCCAAGGTTCAACTCTCAGCCTCATCACTGAGGGTGTAAGAGCCTCCAAACTGGGAGCTCATCATTACACAACGATGACAGACCCAATACATCTGGTCCCTGTCGGCACATCTTAGGCGGCCTGGGCCATACAAGCACCCGAGGCTCCACACACGCTGGCCGCACTCTGCCAGTTGTGGCTCATTCAGGAAAATACTTGGCTTCTATTGTGTCTCCGCTAGAGGATGAGCAAGctagtaaaatatttcagaacatcCTAACAGAGCCATAACATGCCTAATAAGATCACAGCTCTTCTCCAAGCTCCCCTAGACAGCAAGTGGGAGGCAAGGCAaggtagatagacagacagacagacatgttttctctccagatgctttcttccttcacaacctccctcccgccccccacctcaCAGAGAAACCTCTGCTACCTAACTTTCAGATATTTCTTCACTGAAGTGAATTTCACCATTTCTGCTGTATTTGATACTTAATAAGTTTTAGTAAGATGctatatataaatactatatcATTAAAACTAGaaagattttaataaaactaaaacttaATACGACAATATACATTTTTGTCCCAAACATCCTATGTGGGCTACTTACAAATCATCCTAGTTTTAAGCATGTAACCATCATTACAAAATTTTAGCTATTAAACCAGCCCACATATTATAACTTTAGCCCACcgattaaaacaattttaatactTGTGCCCAAAGTACTCTTGAAAGTATCagttatttctaagaaaaaactgatacatatatattatatatatatatgtgtccatatatacatatatttaatcaaGTCTGAATTATTTTCATACCTCTTTTGGATTTTGTGTTAGAGCCCAGGTTCATCTATGAAGTGTGATTTACTATTACACCATACATACAGTAATACACCATTTTTTTTGCCCCATTGTGTTACAGGTTTCTGTGATACAATTCCTCATTGAAAACTGTCTCAAGATATTTGGAGAAGATATCACTTCTCTCTTTGGAGAGAACTCAGTGAGTTGTGATAACAGTGATATCACTGATAACAGTGAGATTTCAGGTAGGTGAATAATGTAACTGGCTTTGATGCAAAAGACAGCAAGGCTGCCAGGGCTCCATGGGAGATCCTAGAGCCCAAATCACATTGTAAGGGCAATAATTTCCATCAGCTCTAAGACATGGGAAGTTTCCCACTTGTGAGATCAAAGAAAGAATAACACTGTTCTGATTTCAAGAAGCAACTAGTACAGCTTTAGGTGACATCacggttcagttgagttcagttgctcagtcgtgtccgactctttgtgaccccaaggactacagtgcCCCCGAGTCCTTGGGGTGgaggactgcagcgtgccaggcctccctgtgcatcaccaactcccggagcttactcaaactcatgtccatcggatcggtgatgccatccaaccatctcatcctctcttgtccccttctcctcctgccttcaatctttcccagcatcagagtcttttccaaagagtcagttcttcacatcaggtggccaaaacagtggagtttcagcttcagctacaGTGAGAttgttgtgtttggggtggcctttctgtattctggcagcttgtggttcctctttattgtggaggttcctcactgtggctgGAGTTTTGCAGGCGGcttctcaaggtttcctggttagggaagcttgcgtccatgttctggtgggtggggctggatttctctctggagtggaatgaagtgtccagtagtgagttttgagatgactgtgggtttggtgtgacttaggGCAGCCTGCATATTGATGCTCGgggctatgttcctgcattgctagagaatttgtgtggtatgtcttgctctggaacttgttagctcttgggtggtgcttggttttagtgtaggtacggaggcttttggatgagctcttatccattaatgttccctggagtcaggagttctctggtgttctcaggatttggacttaagcctcctgcctctggttttcagtcttattcttacagtagcctcgagACTTCTCTATCtgtacagcaccaatgataaaacatctaggttaatgatgaaaagcttctccacagtgagggacacccggagaggttcacagagagacggagagagggagaagggtaGATGATAGAGTTGACCAGGtgaagaagagggggaatcaaaaggggagagagcaagctagccagtagtcaattccctgtgtgctctcctcggtctggacccctcagagaggttcatgCAGTAGttaaacagagaagagaagaaggaggaaggaggcggAGGTGACCGGGAGGAGAAAAGAGggattcaaaaggagagagaccagatccagccagtaatcagttccctaagtgttctccacagcccggaacacacaaagagattcacagagttgggtagggaAGAGAAGGCTGAAGTGGAGATAGAAgttacctggtggagaaaaaggagagtcaaaagagggagagagccattaagccagtaatcacacttcCCAACTAAAAATGGGTAGACAAGATTGGGTtcctaaaggtacaaaattggtaacaaataccaaaaagcacagATTAAAAGTCTAGAGTTAACGTGACACTCcccaaaatacaatattttttaaaaagtcacaatatatgataaaatatatatatgaagtttacttttaaaatagggacttttttttgcaaggtaatagtagattataaaaatgaaaattaaaggagtaatagaggacttaaaaatttaaagaaaatttttaaatgataatagtaaaaatatatctaggaatttttctggagctgttgtgggcagtgtggggttagtTCGGTTTCAGATAGCTCCTagatccagcttatacttctcaagatctataggccccttccaatgtagtcagtgctaactacaaggTTTGAATCCGTTGCACCTGTCATTTGCAGAGTGGTTCCCggtgtttattttagcttcttctgtttgctggtctcttcagtgtctaatttccgccctgacataGGGGATCGAAGGTGGTCACTCATTTAGGCTAACtgattcagtcgtgctgtgggcagGTTGGAACACTGCAAACCTATATCACTGGCGTATGCTCACCAGGTCCCGGccgcactgggtttgcccccgctcacggtgtgtgtgctttctcagtctacactgctcaggctccaggttgctctgcctggaactgtctgaggtgggccctggattgcgtgcacttcccaggtctaagccactcaggttcaggttggTTCTCAGGCAGTCCTCAAAGGCTCAGACTCGGTTGGACTTAATACTTGTGCCCTTCCCCGGTCCGAGCAGCTTAGGCGGTTGGCGGGCAGAGTCACCCCCAGGTGTGGTGCGTCTTATCACGTCCTCCATCCCAGCCGCTCGGTTTCCTGGGTGGCAGCAGGTGTGCCCGTCTCAGGTatgccatgtgtctcttctggggagctgacccCTGTTGCGACGCTCTCGGCGGATGTCAACCACCCAGAATTCCAAGAAGTCTTGGTAGGCAAatgggagcctgcttgcagttttgtaGAGGATGctcctctggggctgagattgcccctttctggctctggctgtccccgcctgcctccctgtctccagGCAGTGCACAGCCAGCTAGCACTCCTGTGCTCAGTCCTATGTTCTTTGAGGGGGCCAGgaagtgccttaggttagggcttttcccaGGATAATAGGGCTTTTCCCaggatagttctctctctctttttactttctgtctggctatcccacagtttgggtcagattgccctcagggcattcaggccaggtGCCTacaatgcagcccacacctccctgttcagccccctgcttgctggtggcaAATGTGAATGTCTGGACTACTTCTCTGCTGGAAGTTGCTGTTAGGCACCTAAGTGgtgggttttgtttatttatttagcattcCTCCCTGTTACGTTGCCCTcggagattccaaaactccccactgatctgccagtgagagtgtttcctggtgtttggaaacttctcctcttttaagactcccttcctgggacagatctCTGTCCCTacgtcttttgtctctctttttaccttttatattttttcttacctcctttcgaagataatgggctgcctttctgggtgcctgatgtcctctgccagcattcagaagttgttttgtggaatttgctcaggcTCAAAAGTTCATTCCATTAAGTTgtggggagaaagtgatctttccATCCTATtccctccgccatcttaggaccgcccctgaGACTTGAACTCTGGATTCTACCTCCACAGCAAGCTCACTTTCCATCCTCTTCAGACCCAGGTTGCAAATGGAACTGGACTGAATGTTTATAtgtctgtttgtttgctttaaaatctttCCTCTGCAATGATCCCTGCTACCACACCAATATTGTCCCATGGACATTTCTTTATCTGAATAAAACGTCCTACTAATTTTGGAAGTATTCGGGCCAGAACAGAATTACTACTGAAAGTATTTTTCTCCTTATAGTTGTTATTCTACACCCACAACATTTCAAATTTCACTTCTTAATGTTCAAACCCTAATTTGAGCATGAGGAAACACCAACCTAAATCTTGTGAGGACTGTTTAAGAAAGATGAGGATATAAAGTTAACCTGTTtaacagtccctggcaaccaactccagttttATTATCTGGGACATCAACggacaggagcctgacaggctatatttatggggtcgcaagagttggacacaactgaacaactgagcaccatACTTTTCATGGTTATACTGTATATTTTCATTGGTCACAGAGCCAACAAGAACTCTAACACCAACCAATGTACATAACGAATGGTCCATCTAGACCTGAAAATAAAAGTACAGGGCTTAATGTCTCTTTTGCTTTGCATCTATGCTTATAGACGAGCTGGACATACACCTTTGTAGCAACTGATAGAGCTTTCTTCCTAAGAGTATTCTTATTAAAGCTGAacaatgaatgaatacatttggAATATATGAATACCTGTGGGTagcttagaaataaaagaatcaggTTAAGAGTAGGGAAACCAGGGTGCATAAAGCAACTCACCCcatataaacatgtatttttttaaacatttgcacATATTAATTAGGAGATTCTCTTCCTGAATTTAAGAATGCATTTGCTgtcttcattatctccttttaaaatgatggcaGTATGAATCGCAGGGCAGGAGGAGCCTAAGGCAAAATGATGGCATTCCTCTAGGAATGTACACCTTCTGGAGGCTGCAAAAGCAAATGGAGAATGGGGGTCGAGTCTGCTTGGGGGGAGGTGACTGATGTCTAGGCTGCCTTAGGCCCTTTCAAGGAGGGAAATGACCTTTATTAAGGCTGCTATGTGCCATGTCTTGTGATGAGTAGTACCTGATGTTATGTAGTCCAGTGAGGTGTAAGTAGCATCATTTCTGTTAAGTCTGAGCAAAGTGAAGCTCAAAGACTTTTAGGCAACTTATCCAATTAAGAGGCAGAATAGGAGCCTTCTAGTTCTCTCACCCAGCACCACAAGTGGTTCAGTCCCTTGAAAGGACATGGTGATGTACTCACTATGTCTCAGAACAGACAAGAGGatgggcattttaaaatatttggttacattctcctgttgattttTCTACAACTTGGCTCCTCTGTTGACTTCTTTAGCTGGATATTTAAGCAGgttatttaaggaaatattaaGCAGGTTTATTGAGCAAATACCAGGGAAACATGCTTAGCTGGGCATGAGAAACTCTGAACTCCATTTCTCATTGCTGATCACTCTTTCTTTGAAAAGCCCTTCATCTGCATTCCTTTGACAGGGGCTGTGGTAGTTAGAATTCATCTTTGGGTTAGCTGAGTAAGGTGTTACACAAAAATGGCCAACTGTAATCCTACCAAGTAGTCTGCATTTAATGACTACTTCCCAAGACCCTGAGGACAGGAAGTCATCCCTGGAGCTGACTGAAGTGTGTGGCCTCCCAGAGGAGAGGTCCAGAGGCTGACTGAAAAGCAGGATGAGGCAGGATGTCTCATGAAAGGCGATTCTTTTGATGGGAGAAAATTGGGCATGACTGGTGTTCAGAAAGCCAAACAGGTCATTGAACCGAGGAAGGAAACTGactacaaaaataaatgataaccaAATGCGGATTGATTTGAATATTAAatactttgcttttaaaatgagatCTGATACCAGAACTGTCTGATAATACTTACCATTAGGAAACCTGTATAACTACAGCTTAAGTGCCTCATGACACAGGGCAAAGGGAATAGATAGCACTGTCTGGGGAGAACTGTCACAGGGAGAATCACCCCTGAGTCTGATCACGCCTCTAGGTTTGCAGAATATGGGGAAGAAGAACATGTTAACACCACAAGGATGCAATTAGCCTGTTTCAGAGTGTGGGGAATTCTATATAACAAATGgttcagtttctctctttcagCCTCTGCCATGAACATGCTGCTGAATGTAACTGGTGGAAATAGGCTAAGTAAGCTAAACTACTACTACTGAAAATCTCTCTTCTACATTTGATTCAGACAAGAAGACAGTTAGTAAGAGTTCTGTCAAAAACTGGGCTTTCTGGTGTAGCTCCAGGACTCGCGAGGACAACCAACACCCACCTCTACCacccagaaagcaaaaacagctTTTCGGAGCTCCTCTTGAAGATGTATGTGATAATGACACCCTGCTGACCCCAATTCTGGTAGGTCTTCTTTTGGTTTCGGTAACCTTCCTGAGGAGGGGAGTTCGCAGAGATCAAGTGTTCTCTTCCCAATCTACTCCACATGAAGAAGTCTGGCTTTGTCCGATAAATTTCACAatgttatttgaaagaaaaagatctgaTTTAGGTACTGCAGAGTCAGAAGGCAAATACAAGATGAAAAGTTCTCTCATCCATTCCACTGATTTCAACAAAGACCTATCTATACCAGCTCAGACCAGTTAacatggactctgaagaaagGCAATCAGAGAAGGCGAGgttgagaaaaagaatgagacctgGCACTTTACAGATCAGCTTTAATGAGGCGAGatggggcagcagtcagattagggaGCTGCTGCCCTtacccaagaagaggaagtctaTATAGGCACAGATGTGgaaagctactgtcttaagggcGCCCATTCTTCTGCAAGGTTATtcagagtagttatctcttaaacagctggggcaaggaattttggAGATCGGCCAGAGACTGGGACCGGGTGGGAGCCGGGCATAATCAACcctatgtccatttttttctttgggtgaGAGAGCTCttggttttgcatagaatggtggggaggacctggaggggagtttaactccaggctatgttGAGCCCTGTAACTTTCCTCAGACTCTGTGTGTAAGAAGCTCTGAGAGTCCACCTCATCCTCACACTGTCTCCTCATCTCCTCCCTTGAAGTCCACACTAGTCTCAAGTCTCCTTCAGCTGAGTCTGCTCGCCCTATGACTCAAAATGTCTCACACGGATTCGATATGTAACTCAAGTGTTTAAGCATAAAGTAGGCATCCTCTGGCAAAGATGAATCCTTTGATCCTGCCAGAATATGTCAAAAGAGAGTCACAGAGTTTGGACTGTGCTATATCCAGCTAGTGTATTGAAGTGTAAGCATTAACTCTTGTTCACTGTCCACTCTCTCTCCAAGCACTACACTAGATGCAGGGAATTGTATGCTATATATGGAGAAATTTATCATACCATTATGTGCTAGCTACTACCCCAGACCTTGGGCTTTCACAGAAAATTTAGGCAGTAGCCATGACTATCACCACCCTCActtcataaatgaaaaacaaaagagccTCACCCAAGAATGTGCTATGCCCGAAGTCACACAGTGGATGAGGAGCATAACAGATTCCACAATCCTTGAAACACCTGGTTCCAATATCTGTTATCTCTCTAACTTTGCAGACAGCAGAGGacatgaaaatacaggaaaaggaactagaaaggctgatgagaaaggaatgagatcagaggaggaggagcctgatTAAGCCTGAGGTTGAGGGGAGGgaatacaggaaacaggaatgaaTGGGGTGGACAGTCCCTGGAAGGGGAATAAACAAATGGAGCATGAATATGGCAAAAAGATTTCCACACTCAGGGAAGAGCATCTATGATAgggaataatgagaaagcagcggtgaaggaggagagggtgactcCTCAAAGGCCTCAAAGCAGAGACAGTTAATACAGTAAattcactgaaacagaaaatctgactacacaagtgtttaaaatgtttcagtgtaTGACTCAAATCGATTGTTGGGTAGGAAATATATTTACAGACACTGAAGAAAAAGTTTCAAATTGACTTGGGTGCTGTTCTAGAACTGTATCCTCATAAACGCACCTCTGTCAAAACAGGAGCAAGCTTGTGCTCTGGGTTTCTAGATAGGAAATGTCccacagttttcttctctttccttccctataGGAGATGCTTTCCTTTATCAATCAAAAAGGGCCGTTCACAGAAGGCATCTTCAGAAAACCAGCCAGCATAAAATCATGCAGAGCCCTAAAGAAGAAACTAAACGCTGGACACAAAGTTAACTTTGATGATGAATCCATTCTCGTAGTATCGTCGGTCTTAAAGGTAAGGAAAGCTTGAGCATCGTCCACACACAGAGTCAGTCTAAAGCTGTATGACTGGACCTTCACTATGAATGCCCAAGAAGCATAATAGGCATAAGAGAGGAAGGATCTGAAACGTGGAAAACACTTCACAAAGTCAAGTGAAGGAAGGTACCTCAAATGTTATGAGCCCCAAACattagatattttcctttttcattgcacATCTTGCCTCCTGAACACTCCATGAAGAagaataataaatttcaaaataacttCTTACCACGTTGAGGGTTTACCTAAACAAGCTTCCTGCTTTGGATGACTTCCTCATCACCTTCCTAATGAAGgcaacatttccaaaataaaattcatatgaagCTTTTGGAAACAGTTAACAgaagtagcttcccaggtggctcagacagtaaagaatctgcctgcaatgcaagaaacctgggttcgatccctgggttggaaggatcccctggaacagggagTGGCATACGACTCCAGTcgtatggacggaggagtctggcaggttatagtttATGAGGGTGCCCAGAACTGGACACGGCTGTGGCAACTTAGCATGGATGCAAGACAGATGTTTACTCACTATGGTAAActcgtgagtgtgtgtgtgttagtcgcctaGTCGCATCCGATTCTCTGTAATCCCTTtaactgtagcccagcagactcctctgtccatgcaaccctccaggcaagaatcctagagtgggttgccatgctcgactccaggggatcttcctgccagggatcgaacctgcctctctt from Ovis canadensis isolate MfBH-ARS-UI-01 breed Bighorn chromosome 6, ARS-UI_OviCan_v2, whole genome shotgun sequence encodes the following:
- the LOC138442269 gene encoding rho GTPase-activating protein 20-like, encoding MTAHDLSLYLTPSILCLLNSGSSAFENVSKKVSVIQFLIENCLKIFGEDITSLFGENSVSCDNSDITDNSEISDKKTVSKSSVKNWAFWCSSRTREDNQHPPLPPRKQKQLFGAPLEDVCDNDTLLTPILEMLSFINQKGPFTEGIFRKPASIKSCRALKKKLNAGHKVNFDDESILVVSSVLKDFLRNIQGSIFSARLYDKWLDVIDQGNEEEKITATQRLVDQLPRANVVLLRYLFGVLHNIEQHSSSNQMTPYNLSVCLAPSILCLLNSGSSAFKNFTKKVSLIQFLIENCLKIFGEDITSLFGENSVSCDNSDITDNSEISGR